CGATCTCTTGACCCACTTCCGCATTAGCAGCCGTGGAATTGCCACCACCCGGTTTGGGCAAGAAATTTGAGCTACATGTGATATTCTGGGCCTGCGTGGAGGCACTATTCCTCAGTGGCTTAGCTCCACCTCTTCCATGGACATCGATTCGCAGCGTGGACACAGCGAACGTCTGCGAAGCCTCCTGGTAGGCAATTCGTCGAGGTCCCTCCCCCAGCGGCACTGTTCGAATGTGCAGCTTCTGGATCTCATCGATGGTGCCCAAGATAACGGCGTTCTTGTTGGCCAACGCTAAGCTATCCGGATAGGCCTGTGCATTCAGCGAGCACATGTGATTGACCTCCTTCAGATTTACATTTGAGAACACTAGCTTGTGATTCGACGAGTAAATCACCGTGGGACGATCGGAGCAGGCAAATACATTCGTGGTGGACAAGGAACGGAAAGTGCGCAGCGTGGTCGGTTGCGTACCCAGGGTCACCTTTTTCTTGTCCGTCAATTGCCCAGTTTTTTGGTCCATGATAAAGTAATACATGGATCCGTCACCCAAGGCGCAGAGGAGATAATGGATTCCCTCAAAGGTGGTCATCAAAATGGAGCGAGGAATAATTTCTGAAAGAAGAAAATAAGAGATTTAAATATGGAATAAGATTCCATTCAATTTAATCGCCTACCTCCGCTAAGTTTCTCGGTGTAAATGGTTTCAAGATCGGGCAGCGACAGGATTACAGCAGATATATCTGTCCACAGGCCCACGGCCACCAAATCCGATTTCTTTTGCGTCTCATCCAAGGGAGTGATATCCAGGCAGGCCACCTCATAGGCCAGAGTCCTGCGCGACTGCTCTCTTAGGCTTCCATCCTCAATGATGATGTAAAATATGTCGCATGCCGAGGCCACCACAATTTGAGTGGTGTTACAAGATACGACGCCGATGGAACGATCGCCCTGCGGACGCCACTCAGCCACGAGAGCCTTGGTGGCACTGCTTACCAAACGAACGCTGTCCGAAGTCACTTGAATCAACTGAAATATAAGTTAATGGTTAATACAATAGCATATATCTTAGTAAAAACCAGACTTACCTGATCATAGTCCACATTTGAACAGAGGAAGGTCTGCAGGTCGCTGGCAAATCCGGGAATCTCGGTTTCCTCCACCTCTTCGCCGGACAGGGTGAGGATTCTAGTGTGACCCACAAAGGCCAGGACCAAAGTGTTCTCGTACGGACTCTCATCGACGCCCACCTTCAAGGACCACATGCCCTTGATGCCGGGCAGATCAATGCAGGCATGCTCCTGAATGCCGATTCCTATGCGAATAATGCGCAGAGATCCATCCTTGAAGCTGCCCGAGCACGTGATGATCTGGCCCTGTCCCTGGCGATCCAGATCAACGACAGCAATGTCCAAAATGGGAGCCAAGTTGGTGAAATTCTCTACGGGCACGACATAGGAGCCATCGATGGCTTCCGAATTGAGACGCACCAACTGCGAATCCCCATGACGAGCTCCGATGTAGAGGAACCCATTGTCCAGGTAAGTAATGCACTCCGGTATAGAGATCTCGCCCAGCTGCTCCACCTTGATGTCCTTCACAGTCACTCCCTTGCTCGTTTCCGAGGTGCCCAGGAACAGCATGTACAGCTGGCCATCCATGTTGCCCAGCAGATAGCGCAATCCATTGCTACTCACACGAGCATAGCAGTTGATGGTGCTTTGGCGGAAGGTGAGCGGCGCTACAGCGTGGTAGTTGCTCCCATCGTGATACACAATCGATTCCCGCCCGATGACGATCACTCCGCCGATGGGCGACGGCACTGGGATCAGCATGGTGGCCTCCGTCTCCACGTTGTCCTGCTTCCAGGCGATCTTCATGAACTCCTTCTCCCGCAGGTTGATCTCGTGCGACTTTACGTGCCGGCCGTCGTTGTCCTTGTGGATCACTATGACGGTGGGGTTGAGGCAGCCGTGCAGAAACTCCACGTCGTAGACGTTCAGCTCATCCATTCTGGAAAAGAGGAACTCGgagtattataaataatatttataatatgtataaatattttaaaaataaattatgtgcaacaaattagttttacaatatattaaatattatttcggCAAATGTGGAGTTGCTGATAAGGAATACAAGTTTACGTAGACCCATTCAGATGTATATGaaatagagccctgcgtgaatcattcaatttttgctttatcatagtatgccatgaaatttctgatttgtttaattcaattctatgtgaaataaattaaatatttttctaatttatttaaaattaaaagaatgaaaaaagatttcttgaatttgtcggatttttttgtgctttttttttaaaaaaaaaagtggaaaatttgtaacaaatctatgttaactgcttagtaaataaaattcaggcatatttaattacaaaattatgagcctttctttttcaaaagaaattgtcgtttgaattatttcagaattcatgccattcattcattcaattctattaaactcaaaattcaaattcattcaattctattaagctcaaaattctaattaattcattcatataaaacaaaaaattcaaaataattaattgaatcCATTCTTGCAGGGCATCATATTATGAATTATAATGAGTTTTAAAAGTGGATCAGAATAAGTTTCCAAGTTACCGCAAATTGGTGGCCTTCAGCTCGCTGGCATCCTTGTCCATCGGGATGATGGTGAACAGGCCTTGGTACAGGCACATTCCGATGACCCTCGCCTTGGGATCGATGGCCGCGATGACACCGCCCTCGGAGGGAATGCCCACGGAATCGGACACATTGCCATTGGCCTTGGTCACCACCGTGATGACGTCGTTGACCATGCGAGCCTCGAGGATCATGACGTTGTAGCGACGCGTCAGGATGAAGAGCAGATCCTTGTTGCTATCCGGCGGCCGGAAGTGCCGCATCACGGCAATGGTGCCATTGATGTTGATCTCTTTCAGGGGACGCAGTCCTTCCGGCGTGACCAGATCAATTTCCACCTGGTTATTCCGGGCGATAATGAGATTGAGATCCGTGGGCGAGGTGAAGTTGCCTGTGGGAGGTTGAGATGTCGGCGTTTAGCTAACATATTTACTTTTGGCTTGTGTAATCCGGCAACCGGCAAGCACGcttgtttctgttttcgccGGGGAGACCACATAGGGAACCCCTCCCCGCGCCCCTACTTACCAGTTAAACAGGCAACAACCGCTGTCGGCTTTTGCGCCGTCACCACGTAGTGATGCGACATGGCTGCACGCTGTCCAGGATGCGGATGCTGTCCTCGATTCGATAGAGCTCCTAAGCTGCGGATTGATCGGCCACCACGAGGATTACAATTGCTTTTTCACTGGTCCGTCGCAACGCGCTAAAATATTTCCTGCCTGGCAATCGGCGTTGCTTTTAGGGATGGACAATAAATATGAAGacatcaatatatcgatatgcAAGGAGGGTGTCTCTGCTGCGGAAGGTTGGTGACTTGGCTATCTCTGGAGGGTGTACTAAGAACTAAACATTTGGAATgatctaaaattttgaatttattcatGTTCGCTGTTTTCTTAtcttatttcaaatttaaattgtttgattTAGTGTGACTAAGATATTGTAGCgtaaaaggaaaacaagaatTAATATGGTTATAATAAACGCCTCATACACCCGAATACTCTCTCAATAatcgctttttaaatttttggtctTGTTCTTAACTCTGCGAGCGGAGACATTCCCAAATGAAGAAGgtttcgatttttaaaatgcatttcatTGACTTTCAGATATCAAAAAGAtctaaaaacctttttaaatcGTTAGTTAGTTCCTTTCTTAAAAAGTTCGCCTTATCATTTTTTGTTTCCCTCCCTAAATAGTAAggaataagaaaaacaatcaaaaaataGCACCCAAGTTTCACCACCAAATTCCACTATCGCATTcagcttattttttgtttttatatatttatttttcttgttttatttttatgaacttCTTTGCTCAGCAATAAGAGATAACTTTTAATCTAAACACATGCACAAGTGTAACTGACCTAAGTGGTATTAGTGATAAGAAAGCCGGCGAACCGGTTCTCTTTGGTAATTatttgaagcttatatagagAAATATATGGTGCCGGGAAGAGAGCCCCAGTATAAAACTCTCGCCAAACATCGTCTGATTTTTATTCCGCCGCTGTTCTTCGTTCCACAACAACCGCCAAGCCATGTCGAATAAATGTAGGAATCTCGTATATACTTTGTATTACAAACACACGCCTCGAATCTTTGATAAAGTGAATACAAATCCCGAGCAATTttgataattaaattgtttttctgcAGCCTGTTGCCGCGGACCGGGTTACGCAACCCCGCTAGACGCGATGAGGAGTGGTCCCCGGGAGAAACTCCTCTACACGGTCACCGTTCAGCCCAACTTGGATGAGCCCCACGGCGATTATCTGTCCACAGTCGATGTGGATCCCGAGAGCCCCACCTACTGTCAGGTAAATAAGTCAGGTATCATCCAAACCTGACACTATTCTTAATGAGCAATTTCAATCAACGTAGCGAGCAAACAAGATTAAGTTCATTTATCATTAACTTAAATGGTTCTTATGGATTTGGAAAAAATAGAAGTtctttagacaattttttcatatttctttactttattttcatttccacagtttactattttaataatattttctgttaAAGATTGTTCACCGCACATTTACAAATCGAAAAGGTGATGAGCTACATCATTCTGGTTGGAACGCCTGTTCCAGTTGCTACTACGTTGATGAGAACTCAAAAAGCGTGCCAAAAAGGGACCGACTGGTACTGCCAGCCTTGAATTCAGACTTTATCTATATACTCGATGTGGTCAAGGATCCCCGAAAGCCGGAGATAATCAAGACCATCGATGGCAGTGTGTTGAAGAGTCATAATGTAACGGGTCCACATACCACTCACTGTCTGGCCAATGGAAATATTATGATATCCGTAATGGGCGATGCAGAGGGATATGCCAAAGGAGACTTTATCCTCTTCGATTCGGAATTCAATTGCATTGGCACTTGGACAAAGGGAGAGAAGAAGGCATTGTGTGGTTACGATTTCTGGTATCAACCATATTTCGATGTAATGGTCTCATCGGAATGGGGAGCGCCCAACAAATGGCGACGGTTCGTGTTATattaagatatatatatttttttaattattaaaattttataaattattattttagtggcTGGAAGAATGGTGACCTCGATGACATGACTCAGTATGGCTGCCGTCTCAACTTCTACAAATGGTCCACGCAGACTCTCTATCAAACCATCGATCTGGGATCGGATGGTATAACCCCCTTGGAGATTCGGTTCCTTCACGATCCTAAACGTGCGGAGGGATTCGTGGGTTGTGCCCTCAATGCCAAGGTGTTCTACTTCAAGAAAAAAACCGATTCCGATGAGTTTGAGGCCAAGAAGGTGATTGATATTCCCGGAAAACTGGTTGATACCGGCAGTGGAAAGGCGGAGGATATGGGCGGCATGATTTCGGACATTATTATATCCCTGGATGACCGATTTCTCTATGTCAACTGCTGGCGACATGGCGATGTGAGGCAATACGATATTACAGATCCCGAGAATCCCAAGCTGACGGGTCAGCTTTTCCTGGGCGGTGCCATATGCAGCGATTTGCCCAATGTGATTGTTAAGGAAGATAAGGAACTGAAGGTAGATgagagattattttatatatgataGGTATTTCATAatctcaaattatttttaggaaCGACCCCCTGCTCGTTATGTCAAAGGTCGCCGATTGGAAGGAGGTCCCCAGATGATGCAGCTATCTCTTGATGGCAAGCGCTTATATGTCTCTTCCTCATTATATTCCCCCTGGGATAAGCAGTTCTATCCAAAAATGGTCTCCCAAGGCGGTCACATTGTCCTAATTGATGTGGATACAGTTAATGGTGGTATATCCCTAAATGAAGACTTCTTGGTGGACTTTGGCAACGAACCCTATGGTCCCAGTCTCCCCCATGAAATGCGTTATCCTGGCGGTGACTGCACTTCCGACATTTGGCTGGCCAATGATGCTTgagttcaattttttttagattcttAGGCAGACCTGATATTCCAATACATTTTACCTTAATAAGCAAAGctttaataaaatcatttttataacaACCCATAATTAACATAACTTAATTTAATCcaaagtttaaataatttcttcgGAGACATCTCCATTTGGTGCAGTCAGAGAATAGGAGATATCTCCCATTTCTCTAGTCACAGATATCGCAATTAATTTAGGGGCTCGTCACCTTCCAAACCCGTTTTGAGATTagatacaaataatttatgcgCATAGCTTATAACGTAATATGGTTTATAAGTATGTGACGATTTATGTTACAAACCTTAAAGCCAATTATGATTTGCTTCTGAAcatctaaaaaattttaatagtatttatatatacacTATAAAATCTATATTAATGTATTAATAGCCAGAAAAGtctaatttcattttattattaccAAAACGAAGTTTTTGGTGACTTATTCGCCGTTTCTAATATGGTGTTAATATTGGGCAGATTCATCAGATCCAACAGTCGCTGGCCactgtaattaatttataatggtTTTATATgcttaaaaaaagtttgtaTCATAAACTTACTTTTTATCACATGTGCAGTCTATAAAACTCCGGGCAAGTTCGTTCAGATGACGTTCGTGGTAAAAGAAAATGTGCACTAGGTAGGCCAGATTACAAGGTATCAGCAGCTTTGACCAGGGAATCTTTTGCACCTTCGAAAGTACCGGATCTTTTTCAGCATTAAGATTACACACCTGTTGCCAAATCACCTGGATGGCGGTTACAAAAGCGAAACACATGAAGGTGAGACGATTTGGCAGAAGGGCAAAGGAAGCTCCACTTATAAAGGATGCTAGAGCATTGGCTTGTTTTacattcaaattttttaacggaAGCAATTGTACCAACtggaaaaagattaaaaaatgaacactttaatatacataatatttcatatttaatatctttaattgtctatttaatcaTCTTACCTTAAACAATCCAATATAGGCCGCCAAAAAACTCGTCATTTTTGGTCGAAAGAGTTTTAGGTTTCTTTTGGTTATGGGATTTAGTAGATCCAATCCCAGTCCAATTCCCAAGTAGGTTTTCAATTCTCTGAGCCCCTGCAACAGTTGCTTTGAGATGGTCCACTCCTTGTGATCCTCGGGCAAAGAAGCTGGTCGTATGAACCAGAAACCGGAATACTTTTTGGACTGCTGATAATGCAGGACCACCATCGATGATATCATAAATATCAGAGTCTGAGAAAAGCGGGAATGAACCAAACCGACGtcaaaatatcttaaaaaactTTCGATGGCCTGTAAATGACTTACATTTTGTATCGTTCTTCTAAGATTAATGCATTTACTTACTGCAGGAACTATTCCAGTCACAAAGAAGTGAAGAACCTGGGGAGGCATCAACCAGCAGAGGTGCGAGGCAACCCAACAGGGCAGATAAGGGATAAATAATAACACAAATCGACCATTATAACGCCTGGCCACGCACATTAAATAAAAGGTGACGGCATTTATGCAGGCGGCAAAACTGGCGGATTGCAAAAAGTTCTTTAACACAGAAGATACCAAACTTTTGGAGAGACGTCGAATGTTTAGTAACAAGGGTAACtgcaagtaaataaatatttttaataatattttaaaatatttgaaagtaTTTCTTTTTCTCGAATTTACACCATTCAAAccctttaaatataatatttaataacaagaaaggaagttaacttcggctagccgaagtttatataccctggCAAATATGACTATTTAAAaggttgtttttaaattgtcaaaaatcaacttttgactgaaataaTTAAGGTATAAATGGTATAAAAACAATCTACTACCAGACCAGCAACAAGGGTAAATAGTACTTCGCACTGGAGACATGGTTGCGGTACAGATTCCAAAGCAAGGCCTTTGTGCAACTCTGACCCGGTCGACTGTGCAGAATGGCGCAGTGCACCCGATTCAGGGGCGGCTCCAGAAGTTTGCTCGGTGCGACGGCCATTTCACGACGAAATTCCCGGTGAAACTGATCGGTGGtcgaatggaaaaaaaaaacacgaccAGCTGTGCCAAGCTTATCAAAGGGATCGTAAGGTTAATATGCTAAACATTGCAAACACActcaaatacatttaaatgtttaaatatattagcACAACAATTTAATCGTCAAGCTATTCGCTTGTTggaaaatagaatttaaaattatttttagtaccTGGAAAATCAGTTGAACTCACTAGTTGGCTGTGGAGCTTTTAAGTCTACTTGGGACTTTATTACAAAGTCTTTGGATGAGGTAAGGTATTATATAAACACAGTGCTTCAACGATTCCAAAAGTTCTAGGGTGAAAAAgtaaaccaagttacatttagTTTTCAAAATTACACTTGCAATAGTCAAACAGTTTAGCTTAGTCCACCTCCTCCACAGTGGGATGGGCACCATTTCCCGCCGTCGACTGTTTGGATcccttattaattattttctaatttaatttaattatttttagtaccCGGAAAATCAGTAGAATTCACTAGTTGGCTGTGGAGCTTTCAAGTCTACTTGGGACTTTATTACTTTATTATTATCTCTAAAGTTATTGGAAACACCACTGGATGAAAAAGTGAACCAAGTAAGTTACATTTAGttctcaaaattaaatatttattaatacatttGCAATAGCTAAAGTTTAGCTGAGTCCACCTCCTCCACAGTTGAGGATcccttattaattatttttaatttaattatttttagaaccCGGAAAATTACTTGAGCTCACTAGTTGGCTGTGAAGCTTTCAAATCTACTTGGGACTTTATCAAATGGTTTTTGGATGAGGTAGACCAAGTCGAAACGCTTTTTTAACGATCTCTAAAGTTATTGGAAACACAAATGGATAAAAAATTGAACCGAATaagttacatttatttttcaaaattaaatacttattaATACATTTGCAATAGCCAAATAGTTTAGCTTAGTCCACCTCCTCCACGGTGGGATGGGCACCATTTCCCGTCGAC
This portion of the Drosophila takahashii strain IR98-3 E-12201 chromosome 3R, DtakHiC1v2, whole genome shotgun sequence genome encodes:
- the LOC108059853 gene encoding methanethiol oxidase produces the protein MSNKSCCRGPGYATPLDAMRSGPREKLLYTVTVQPNLDEPHGDYLSTVDVDPESPTYCQIVHRTFTNRKGDELHHSGWNACSSCYYVDENSKSVPKRDRLVLPALNSDFIYILDVVKDPRKPEIIKTIDGSVLKSHNVTGPHTTHCLANGNIMISVMGDAEGYAKGDFILFDSEFNCIGTWTKGEKKALCGYDFWYQPYFDVMVSSEWGAPNKWRRGWKNGDLDDMTQYGCRLNFYKWSTQTLYQTIDLGSDGITPLEIRFLHDPKRAEGFVGCALNAKVFYFKKKTDSDEFEAKKVIDIPGKLVDTGSGKAEDMGGMISDIIISLDDRFLYVNCWRHGDVRQYDITDPENPKLTGQLFLGGAICSDLPNVIVKEDKELKERPPARYVKGRRLEGGPQMMQLSLDGKRLYVSSSLYSPWDKQFYPKMVSQGGHIVLIDVDTVNGGISLNEDFLVDFGNEPYGPSLPHEMRYPGGDCTSDIWLANDA
- the pic gene encoding DNA damage-binding protein 1, which codes for MSHHYVVTAQKPTAVVACLTGNFTSPTDLNLIIARNNQVEIDLVTPEGLRPLKEININGTIAVMRHFRPPDSNKDLLFILTRRYNVMILEARMVNDVITVVTKANGNVSDSVGIPSEGGVIAAIDPKARVIGMCLYQGLFTIIPMDKDASELKATNLRMDELNVYDVEFLHGCLNPTVIVIHKDNDGRHVKSHEINLREKEFMKIAWKQDNVETEATMLIPVPSPIGGVIVIGRESIVYHDGSNYHAVAPLTFRQSTINCYARVSSNGLRYLLGNMDGQLYMLFLGTSETSKGVTVKDIKVEQLGEISIPECITYLDNGFLYIGARHGDSQLVRLNSEAIDGSYVVPVENFTNLAPILDIAVVDLDRQGQGQIITCSGSFKDGSLRIIRIGIGIQEHACIDLPGIKGMWSLKVGVDESPYENTLVLAFVGHTRILTLSGEEVEETEIPGFASDLQTFLCSNVDYDQLIQVTSDSVRLVSSATKALVAEWRPQGDRSIGVVSCNTTQIVVASACDIFYIIIEDGSLREQSRRTLAYEVACLDITPLDETQKKSDLVAVGLWTDISAVILSLPDLETIYTEKLSGEIIPRSILMTTFEGIHYLLCALGDGSMYYFIMDQKTGQLTDKKKVTLGTQPTTLRTFRSLSTTNVFACSDRPTVIYSSNHKLVFSNVNLKEVNHMCSLNAQAYPDSLALANKNAVILGTIDEIQKLHIRTVPLGEGPRRIAYQEASQTFAVSTLRIDVHGRGGAKPLRNSASTQAQNITCSSNFLPKPGGGNSTAANAEVGQEIDVHNLLVIDQNTFEVLHAHQFVSPETISSLMSAKLGDDPNTYYVVATSLVIPEEPEPKVGRIIIFHYHDNKLTQVAETKVDGTCYALVEFNGKVLAGIGSFVRLYEWTNEKELRMECNIQNMIAALYLKAKGDFILVGDLMRSITLLQHKQMEGIFVEIARDCEPKWMRAVEILDDDTFLGSETNGNLFVCQKDSAATTDEERQLLPELARFHLGDTVNVFRHGSLVMQNVGERTTPINGCVLYGTCNGAIGIVTQIPQDFYDFLHGLEERLKKIIKSVGKIEHTYYRNFQINTKVEPSEGFIDGDLIESFLDLSREKMRDAVQGLEFTLNGERKGADVEDVIKIVEDLTRMH
- the LOC108059854 gene encoding uncharacterized protein; the encoded protein is MAVAPSKLLEPPLNRVHCAILHSRPGQSCTKALLWNLYRNHVSSAKYYLPLLLLPLLLNIRRLSKSLVSSVLKNFLQSASFAACINAVTFYLMCVARRYNGRFVLLFIPYLPCWVASHLCWLMPPQVLHFFVTGIVPAAIESFLRYFDVGLVHSRFSQTLIFMISSMVVLHYQQSKKYSGFWFIRPASLPEDHKEWTISKQLLQGLRELKTYLGIGLGLDLLNPITKRNLKLFRPKMTSFLAAYIGLFKLVQLLPLKNLNVKQANALASFISGASFALLPNRLTFMCFAFVTAIQVIWQQVCNLNAEKDPVLSKVQKIPWSKLLIPCNLAYLVHIFFYHERHLNELARSFIDCTCDKNGQRLLDLMNLPNINTILETANKSPKTSFW